TCCTGGTCCGCTCGATCCCGCAGATCGCCGAAACCCTCACGCGCGACTACGGCGGCGGTATCACGCTGCTGCGCAAGACCCTGCGCGGCTTGGACATCGTGCTCAGCAGCACCGGCCTCAAGCACTACCGGGAACGCGTGTGGTGGTCGGCGGTCTCGTACCTGACCACCACGGACGAGGAAGAGATCGGCCTGGTCCACCAGAAGCTCAACTGGGAGTCCGCCCAGCTGGCCAAGCTGATCGCCGACCAGAGCGCGTGGAGCCTGCCCATCCGCACGATCGGCCGCGCGATCCGCAAGGACGACTACAGCCGCATCACCCTGGAGAGCCCGGCCGCGTGACGGCGGCACGCCGAGGTCGGCACCCACACCGCTCGGCAGGCCCGTCCACCGACCGCGCACCCAGCCGCCACCTCACCCAAGGGGATCGGGGCCGTCAACCGGCCTGCACGGACCGAGCACCGATCGCCGCCGCGCTGTGCCCGCGGTGACGTCGGCGCCTGCTCGCGCTCCGTGACACGGCTTACCGCCGGTACACCGGTCCGGAGCAACCGGTTGAACTGAACCGGGCATCTTGGGAACTGGACGGCCTGGGAGGTCGTCCCACGCGCAGTAGCTTGGCTCGATCGTCATGTCACCGGAGGGGGAGCCGATGACCGATCCGTTGGCCAACGTGCAGCGCTTGGTGGACGACTGGGAGCGCAACGCGGAGGAGAAGGCGGCCCGGTACGAGGCGATGCGGCAGGAGGTCGAGCGGATCTCGATCACCGCGTCGGCGGCCGGTGGTGCGGTGAGCGTGACCGTGGGCGCGAACGGTATCCCGAGCGCGGTGACCATGACCGCGGCGGTGTCGCGGTTGCGGCCGGAGCAGATCGCGGCGGCGGTGATGGAGGCGATGGGCAAGGCCCAGGCCGGATATCCGGCTGAACTGGCCCGGATCGTGGGGGAGACGGTGGGCGAGACCCCGTCGGGGCAGCACATCGTGGCGGTGGCCGAGCGGAACTTCCCCCAGCCCGAGGCCGACGCGCCGCCCGCCCCGCCCCGCCGTCGTTCGGGTGATGACGGCGATTTCACCGACGAGAGCTACCTGAGGTGACGCGATGACCGGGTACGAGGCCGTTACGGGGGAGATCGGTGCGTTAGCCGGTCGGGTGGAGGGTCTGGCCGACCGTTTGCGCACGGCGGCGGATGCGGCGCGGACGGTGGCGATGAACGACTCCGCCTACGGCGTGGTGTGCCAGCCGTTCGCGATGTTGTTGCAGCCCTTCGAGGACATGGGGGTGCAGGCGCTGACGAAGGCGGCGGA
This DNA window, taken from Saccharothrix variisporea, encodes the following:
- a CDS encoding YbaB/EbfC family nucleoid-associated protein, with the protein product MTDPLANVQRLVDDWERNAEEKAARYEAMRQEVERISITASAAGGAVSVTVGANGIPSAVTMTAAVSRLRPEQIAAAVMEAMGKAQAGYPAELARIVGETVGETPSGQHIVAVAERNFPQPEADAPPAPPRRRSGDDGDFTDESYLR
- a CDS encoding type VII secretion target, whose translation is MTGYEAVTGEIGALAGRVEGLADRLRTAADAARTVAMNDSAYGVVCQPFAMLLQPFEDMGVQALTKAAETVSDNAAKLRETSRAYDAQESGEAARFGGMNT